The DNA segment CCTGATTTTGTACTTCCTTGCATTTGGGTGCCCAAAGCTTCCACCGCCGTGTACGAGGATAAAGCTCTCCTTAGGGTAAAACTGGGCGATTTCTTCCGCTATGTTCTCGAGGACTTCTCGGTTAAATGAATAAGGGATATTTTTGTCGCTTATCACGCTTCCCCCGAGCTTGATGACTATCATTCTTCGACCTCCTCAATTCTTAGCCCCTCTCTGCTTATCTTTGTTATCATTGGCACTCCACCCGCTATCTTTATGGCCGTTGCCACCTCGCTCTGCTTTCCTGGAGCCAAGGCGTACATACATCCTCCCCCTCCGGCACCTGTTATCTTTGCCCCAAGAGCTCCAGCTTCTCTTGAAGCATACACTAAATCGCTCAGGCTTTTTGTTGAGACACCAAGGGCATCGAGAAGGCCATGATTTATGTTCATCAACCTTCCAAGCAGCTGGAACTTGATTTCCTTGTCGTACTCTGCGAGGATAACTTCTCTCGCTTTTTCCACGAGCTTGCCCATTGAATTTAAAATCGGCTCAATTATTTCTGGCATCTCCTCATAGTTCTTCCTAACTTTAGCAACGAGCTCTTTTGTGGAGCCACTTGAACCGGTGTAGCCCACAACTATTGGCAATTCAACCACAGGCAGGCTCTCAAAAGAGCCCTTTTGGTAGTAGAGAAAGCCCCCAACCGCTGAAACCGTTGGATCAATGCCGCTCGATGCACCTTGTACGAGGAGTTCCACTTTATGCCCCAGTTTAGCAATCTCTTCTTTGCTTAGTTCCAGCCCGAGAAGCTTCGACACTGCCCCAATAGTTGCCACAGCAACAGCAGCTGAACTTCCCAACCCTGCTCCTACAGGAATTTGAGAGGTTATTGAAACAGTTATTCCCTTCTGCTTTCCTGCTTCTTCCATTACAAGATTTATTGCTTCCCTAACATAACTCAAAACTTCAGCCGCTTTTCCATAGTCGGTCTCGAAATAAATTTGATCCTCGGTGAATGATACCGTCAAGCCTGGAGTTCTGATGTCCTTAGCCTCTATTCTAATTCTCCCGTTTTCGTTAAACTCCGCTTTTACATATGTCCTCAAATCAATGGCTGCAGCTATAGCAGGTTTTCCATAAACTACGCTGTGCTCTCCAAAGAGGATAATTTTAGCGGGTGCAGAAGCAAGAACTCTCATTTTTAGCCCTCCCTCTTGATAATTTTCGATAACTCAGATTCTAACTTCGGTAAGTCTGAGGTTATGGTGTGCCAGACGATCTCTAGATCAACTCCAAAGTAAGCATGAATAAGTCTATCTCTCATTCCAGCAATTTCTTTCCAGGGGATTTGAGGGTATTTTTGCTGAATCTCTTTGGGGATATTTTTGGCAGCTTCTCCTATAACCTCCAAGTTTCTTAAAACTGCGTCAATTGTCTTTTCATCTCTTATGAAATCTCTAAATGCCATGCCAACAGTGTAACGTTTTATTTTTTCAATTGAGTTGAGAATATCCTCAATGTACAAATATGGATCCCTCATACGTATTTCACCTCTTGGAGAATTTGCTTCCTAATTCGTTTCTTCAATGCTTTTTTTGTAACTAAATCAACTTTAACTCCGAGTAGAGTTTCGAGATATTCTTGGAGCTTAATAAACTCAATAAACCCGATAGGCCTATGAAATTCAACTAAAATGTCAACGTCGCTTGTTTCCTTTTGCTCTCCTCTTGAATAAGAGCCGAAGATACCAATTTTCTTGACTCCAAATTTTTCATAAAGCTCCTTTTTATGGGTTTGAAGTATCTTTTGTATCTCTTCAAGAGTTCTCATCCTACTGCCTCCAGTTCGAGATAATCGTAGTAATACTTCTTGCATTAATAAATACATAAATCGATGTCACTATCTTTTCGAGCCTGTCCTCTTGCATGTGAGCCATAAAAAATCTTTTTTCTTTGTCAAGGGAGAGCATTCTACATATTGCTCCTTCAATCTTCATGATCTAAGATATACACTCCAAATTTATTTTTCTTTTGGTTGTTCTTGTATCCTTCTAAATTTCAGATTTTAGAAACTGCACCCATGCAAGGACTATGCTGGAAATTGAGAGCACGAAGGTTACTAAGCCAAGAACGTTTACACTCCAGTGCATCTCAAATGTACCGCATGAGGAAGAGCATTTTGTGAAGTTTTCAACACTGAGCCCATATTCTAACAAGGCTATTAAGGCTAATAGGCCTGTTGTACCCAATGTTTTTATCATTTTACTGCCCTCAGGATAAAACACTGAAAATATTATCAATGCGCCTCCAAGCAGGAGAAAGAACATGGCAGACTTTACAATGAGTTCTATGGTATCGGCGTCGTTAAAGTGGGGATTATCTAAGTTGAACAAAAGCTCACCTAAATAAAGTGCAGCTAAGATAAAGAGGGAAACTCCCACAAGTCGAATCAACTTTTGAATTGCTTGTTCCATTCTCCATCCCTCAATTTCCAAAACGCCTTCCTAGCAGTTCATGCCTTCCTCATGACAATACTCACATAGCCAACTATCGCATCTGTTGACCTACTCACCTCAAAGCTCGTTGTGTAGTGCAAAACCTCCGCTTCAACTGCTCCACTGAGTCTTGAGAAGACTATTGCCGTTGCAACTCCTCCCGGACCGCACATTGTGTGATCCATTTTCCTTATCTCGTCGAACATTCCTTTATAATCAAATTCGATAATCTTTTGAATTACCCTGAAGTCCCATTCCCTAATTCTTCCCAGCAAATCATCCCCTCTTGCTCTAAAGGGCACATAGCCGTAGGCATAGCCATAGTGCATCATGTCCGTGCTTGCTATAACCACTACATCCCTCCCAAGCTCTTGGCTTGCTTCAAATATCGCTTTTCCCAGGTCTTCAGCAACCTCCTCATCTTGCAGTCCAAGTGCTATGGGGACGATCTTTACTTCTTTTTCTGCTTTTTCGGAGATGTACTGAATGAAGGGCACCTGCACTTCGAGAGAATGTTCGTATTTGTGAGCAAACTCGTCTAAATCCGCCAAACTGGAGTGCTTCGCGATAGTCTTTGCCAGCTCGGCATCAACTTCAATGTCTCCCATTGGAGTCCTCCAGACCCCTTTAGGGTAAATTGCTACGGGGGAGCCGAGACCAGTGTGGTTTGGCCCTATGATCACAAACGTCTCCGGGAGGCCGTCTTCATAGATTGCTTTGTACGTTCTTGAGGCAGTATAACCGGAGAAGATGTATCCAGCGTGGGGTGCAACTCCTGCAGTAATCTTTCTTTTTTCTCCAAGCTCTCCAAGATCACTGAAAAACTCATCAAGCATGAGTTTTAGCTCTCCTCCAGAGGGATAAAAGCTCCCGGCAACTGCGGGGTATCTTATCATTTTCATCACCAAACTCTATTTGCACTGGATGTTTATTAGAGTTTCTTGGAAAACTTTAATATAGGTGGGAGCTAAAGCTCCTTTTAGGTGGAAATATGTACGGATGGAGAGGTAGAATTGGCTTGATAGTTCCGTCCTCAAACACGACAATGGAGATGGAACTGCATTCAGCTTTGCCTGAGGGAGTATCACTTCACACAGCAAGGATGCCCTTGAAGAACGTTACTGAAGAGGAGCTTGTAGCGATGAGCGGGCTTGCAGTGGAGAGTGCAAAGCTATTGAAGGATGCCGACGTTGACTTAATTCTCTACGGCTGTACTAGCGGATCCTTTATAGGCGGTGGAGAATTCGACAAGGAGCTTGCAGAAAAAATCGAGAGCGAGGTGAAGCTACCAGTTATAACGACTAGCACTGCAGTTGTTGAAGCCCTTAAGATTCTTGACTCCCAGAGGATTCTTGTCATAACTCCCTACACCGATGAGATAAACCAGAGGGAGAGAGAGTTTTTGGAGGCTAATGAGTTTGAGGTCATAGACATTAGAGGGCTTGGAATAGTTGACAACACCAGAATAGGGAGACTTGAGCCCTATGAGGCTTACAGAATGGCTAAGGCACTCTTTACCGATGAAGCAGACGCAATATTCATAAGCTGTACCAACCTGAGAACTTTTGAAATAATCGAGGCTCTCGAAGATGACTTAGGAGTTCCTGTCGTTACAAGCAATCAAGCCTCTCTATGGCTTGCATTGAGAGAGCTCGATGTGGGAGAAAAGATTCCTTGGCTTGGAAAGCTTTTTACAGAGTTTTGATTCTCTTGGCATTTTTTTAATCTCCACAAAAATATTTTTAAGTACTCTTGTAAACTTTTCTCCAAGTATTCACTGAGGGTGATAACATGATGGAGTTCCTCAAGGACTTCCAGAAGATGGGCATCTACCTGGCCTACAACGTGAACGTTGACGCGATAGTATATTTGAACGAAAAGCACATAGAGAGCCTCATAAAGGAATTTGGAGCAGAAAACATCAAAAAAAGAATCGATGAGTATCCGAGAGAGATAAACGAGCCTTTAGACTTTGTTGCGAGATTAATACACGCCCTCAAGACTGGAAAACCCCAAGCCGTGCCTTTGGTAAGTTATGAGGTCGATAAGTGGTTCAATTCTCGATTTAAATACGATTTTGAAAGAATTGGGGGGCAGGTAGGGATAATAGCGAACCTTCTTGCCAACTTGGACTTTAATAAAGTGATTGCATATTCCCCTCTTCTTGGAAGAAAACAGGCTGAAATGTTCGTAAATAGGGATAACCTCCTTTATCCGGTTGTTGAGAATGGAAAACTTGTCCTAAAGAAGCCCTTGGAAGCTTACAGGGAGGATGATCCAGTAAAAATCAATAGAATTTTTGAGTTTAGAGCAGGCACAAAATTCAAACTTGGGGATGAAACTATTGAAGTTCCCTATTCTGGAAGGTTTATAGTTGCCTGCAGATTTGAAGATTTTGCTAGAATTGAAACTTCCCCAGAACTTAAGCCTTATCTACCGGAAATAGGAGAGATGGTCGATGGAGCTATTCTCTCAGGTTATCAGGGGCTAAGAAGATATTACAGTGACGGAAAGGACGCAAACTACTATCTAAGGAAGGCTAAAGAAGACATAAAACTGCTAAAGAAGAAAAAGGACATAAAGATCCACGTGGAATTTGCTTCCATTCAAGATAGAGAGCTCAGGAAGAAGGTAATCTACAACATATTTCCCCTCGTTGACAGTGTGGGAATGGACGAAGCTGAGATAGCGCATATATTAAGTGTTCTCGGATATAGAGAATTAAGCGACAGAATTTTCACATACAATAGAATTGAGGACGCTGTTTTAGGGGCCAAAATTCTCCTTGATGAACTAAATCTTGAAATTCTTCAAGTGCACACGATTTACTACCTGATGTACATCACCCACAATGACAATCCGCTCACCGAGGAAGAGCTAATGAAGTCCTTGGAGGTGGGAACAACCCTTGCAGCTACGAGGGCATTTCTTGGAGACATCAAAAGGCCGGAAGATGTTAAGGTTGGCTTGAACATTCCATTCAACGAAAAAGGAGAATACGTAAAGCTGAGATTTGAAGAAGCAAAAGCCAAAATGAGAACAAGGGAATACAAGATAGTTATTATCCCCACAAGGCTTGTCAGAAATCCCGTATCCACGGTAGGGTTAGGGGACACGATATCCGCTGGAGCTTTTGCAAGCTATTTAAGCCTTTTGAGAAGAAAGGAGTAGAAACTACTCTTTCATTATCTCATCAACAAGCTTTGCTTTTTCCTGCGCTTTCTTTAGGTGTTCCACCGTGACTTTTGTGTATATCTGCGTTGTTGATAGGTTTGAATGACCAAGAATTTCTTGGATAACCCTTATGTCCACTCCTTTTTCCAGCATATGAGTTGCAAAACTGTGGCGGAGCATGTGTGGAGTCACCTTCACTCCCGCTTTGCTTCCATACTTTTTTAGGAGATACCAAACTGTCTTTGGAGAAAT comes from the Thermococcus alcaliphilus genome and includes:
- the pfkC gene encoding ADP-specific phosphofructokinase, whose product is MMEFLKDFQKMGIYLAYNVNVDAIVYLNEKHIESLIKEFGAENIKKRIDEYPREINEPLDFVARLIHALKTGKPQAVPLVSYEVDKWFNSRFKYDFERIGGQVGIIANLLANLDFNKVIAYSPLLGRKQAEMFVNRDNLLYPVVENGKLVLKKPLEAYREDDPVKINRIFEFRAGTKFKLGDETIEVPYSGRFIVACRFEDFARIETSPELKPYLPEIGEMVDGAILSGYQGLRRYYSDGKDANYYLRKAKEDIKLLKKKKDIKIHVEFASIQDRELRKKVIYNIFPLVDSVGMDEAEIAHILSVLGYRELSDRIFTYNRIEDAVLGAKILLDELNLEILQVHTIYYLMYITHNDNPLTEEELMKSLEVGTTLAATRAFLGDIKRPEDVKVGLNIPFNEKGEYVKLRFEEAKAKMRTREYKIVIIPTRLVRNPVSTVGLGDTISAGAFASYLSLLRRKE
- a CDS encoding maleate cis-trans isomerase family protein; translation: MYGWRGRIGLIVPSSNTTMEMELHSALPEGVSLHTARMPLKNVTEEELVAMSGLAVESAKLLKDADVDLILYGCTSGSFIGGGEFDKELAEKIESEVKLPVITTSTAVVEALKILDSQRILVITPYTDEINQREREFLEANEFEVIDIRGLGIVDNTRIGRLEPYEAYRMAKALFTDEADAIFISCTNLRTFEIIEALEDDLGVPVVTSNQASLWLALRELDVGEKIPWLGKLFTEF
- a CDS encoding nucleotidyltransferase family protein; amino-acid sequence: MRTLEEIQKILQTHKKELYEKFGVKKIGIFGSYSRGEQKETSDVDILVEFHRPIGFIEFIKLQEYLETLLGVKVDLVTKKALKKRIRKQILQEVKYV
- a CDS encoding mevalonate kinase; this encodes MRVLASAPAKIILFGEHSVVYGKPAIAAAIDLRTYVKAEFNENGRIRIEAKDIRTPGLTVSFTEDQIYFETDYGKAAEVLSYVREAINLVMEEAGKQKGITVSITSQIPVGAGLGSSAAVAVATIGAVSKLLGLELSKEEIAKLGHKVELLVQGASSGIDPTVSAVGGFLYYQKGSFESLPVVELPIVVGYTGSSGSTKELVAKVRKNYEEMPEIIEPILNSMGKLVEKAREVILAEYDKEIKFQLLGRLMNINHGLLDALGVSTKSLSDLVYASREAGALGAKITGAGGGGCMYALAPGKQSEVATAIKIAGGVPMITKISREGLRIEEVEE
- a CDS encoding MEMO1 family protein: MIRYPAVAGSFYPSGGELKLMLDEFFSDLGELGEKRKITAGVAPHAGYIFSGYTASRTYKAIYEDGLPETFVIIGPNHTGLGSPVAIYPKGVWRTPMGDIEVDAELAKTIAKHSSLADLDEFAHKYEHSLEVQVPFIQYISEKAEKEVKIVPIALGLQDEEVAEDLGKAIFEASQELGRDVVVIASTDMMHYGYAYGYVPFRARGDDLLGRIREWDFRVIQKIIEFDYKGMFDEIRKMDHTMCGPGGVATAIVFSRLSGAVEAEVLHYTTSFEVSRSTDAIVGYVSIVMRKA
- a CDS encoding HepT-like ribonuclease domain-containing protein, which translates into the protein MRDPYLYIEDILNSIEKIKRYTVGMAFRDFIRDEKTIDAVLRNLEVIGEAAKNIPKEIQQKYPQIPWKEIAGMRDRLIHAYFGVDLEIVWHTITSDLPKLESELSKIIKREG